The Hypanus sabinus isolate sHypSab1 chromosome 1, sHypSab1.hap1, whole genome shotgun sequence genome contains a region encoding:
- the LOC132387565 gene encoding nucleoplasmin-like isoform X1, with product MSSHRSKMDKSTAILWSCELNAQQKSHKVEITDDEVAEHRLSLKTICLGAGAKDELTIVEIVPEDESPPVPIATLKLSVLPMTTFYGIELTPPISFRLKSGSGPVYIAVENMIIDDDTWGEEEEEEGEEEEEEEVDEAEDEDESPPKKTKRPASTKKAGLSKKKRLDTEKEEEESDVLMAVKKEKDSSKVKAAKKLTAC from the exons ATGTCTTCACACAGAAGTAAAATGGACAAGTCAACTGCCATTCTCTGGA GTTGTGAGTTGAACGCCCAGCAGAAGTCACACAAGGTTGAAATTACAGATGATGAAGTTGCTGAGCATCGACTGTCCTTAAAGACG ATATGTTTGGGTGCTGGTGCCAAGGATGAACTAACCATTGTGGAGATTGTTCCGGAAGACGAGAGCCCACCGGTCCCTATTGCCACACTGAAGCTCTCCGTTTTGCCGATG ACCACATTTTATGGCATTGAGCTGACCCCTCCCATCAGCTTCAGGCTAAAAAGTGGATCTGGTCCTGTCTACATAGCAGTAGAGAACATGATCA TAGATGATGATACAtggggggaggaagaagaggaggaaggagaggaagaggaagaggaggaggtggatgAGGCTGAAGATGAGGATGAATCTCCACCCAAAAAGACAAAGAGACCTGCATCCACCAAGAAAGCTGGGCTTTCAAAG AAGAAGCGATTGGACACAGAAAAGGAAGA AGAGGAATCTGATGTTTTAATGGCAGTTAAAAAG gaAAAAGATTCCAGTAAAGTTAAAGCCGCAAAAAAACTAACTGCCTGTTAG
- the LOC132387565 gene encoding nucleoplasmin-like isoform X2, with protein sequence MSSHRSKMDKSTAILWSCELNAQQKSHKVEITDDEVAEHRLSLKTICLGAGAKDELTIVEIVPEDESPPVPIATLKLSVLPMTTFYGIELTPPISFRLKSGSGPVYIAVENMINDDTWGEEEEEEGEEEEEEEVDEAEDEDESPPKKTKRPASTKKAGLSKKKRLDTEKEEEESDVLMAVKKEKDSSKVKAAKKLTAC encoded by the exons ATGTCTTCACACAGAAGTAAAATGGACAAGTCAACTGCCATTCTCTGGA GTTGTGAGTTGAACGCCCAGCAGAAGTCACACAAGGTTGAAATTACAGATGATGAAGTTGCTGAGCATCGACTGTCCTTAAAGACG ATATGTTTGGGTGCTGGTGCCAAGGATGAACTAACCATTGTGGAGATTGTTCCGGAAGACGAGAGCCCACCGGTCCCTATTGCCACACTGAAGCTCTCCGTTTTGCCGATG ACCACATTTTATGGCATTGAGCTGACCCCTCCCATCAGCTTCAGGCTAAAAAGTGGATCTGGTCCTGTCTACATAGCAGTAGAGAACATGATCA ATGATGATACAtggggggaggaagaagaggaggaaggagaggaagaggaagaggaggaggtggatgAGGCTGAAGATGAGGATGAATCTCCACCCAAAAAGACAAAGAGACCTGCATCCACCAAGAAAGCTGGGCTTTCAAAG AAGAAGCGATTGGACACAGAAAAGGAAGA AGAGGAATCTGATGTTTTAATGGCAGTTAAAAAG gaAAAAGATTCCAGTAAAGTTAAAGCCGCAAAAAAACTAACTGCCTGTTAG